The genomic window TGGTCTCCTCGCCGTGCCTCAGGCTGACAGGCGGacctctgcctctgctctccaGGAAGAGTCACTCGCCCTGCAGGCCCGGACCTgacgccccgccccccccctcttCCCCAGGACCTGGGACCTGCGGCAGCTGCAGGTAAGGGGACAGTcaggcccacccccacccccaccctcacccggccccctccccttctccttctcaccGTCCCTCTCTCCTCGCCCTCCCAACCTGTCCTCTCTcacctgcctctgtctcccatcCCCAGGTGTGGGAGCGCCTTGGAGGCTGAGCTGGCCCTGACGCTGAAGGTCCTGGGGACTGTGGCCGATGGGTCCCAGGGGGACATCCTGGACCAGCCCCTTCACACGCTGCGCCACATGCACTCCGAGCTCCAGGCCGTGTCTGCTCTCTGACCACCCACCCTAATGTCCCCCTCTGTCCCGGGCCCTGCCTCACACGccaccctcctctgcccccaggtCTCGGCTCAGTCTGAAGCAGTCCCCCGGCCCCAAGGCCGCCTCTATCACAGGGTGCAGTGTCTCCACGAGGCCCCGAAGAAGGTGAGTGACCGGTGCCTGAGCACAACCAGAAGTCCAGATGACAGGCAGTCACTGACCCATCGCTTCCTCCCCACCGGAGTCCCTCGGCTGCCTGGAGGCCTCTGTCCTATTCAACCTCTTCCGCCTCCTCACCCGGGACCTGAAATGTGTCGCCAGCGGAGACCTGTGTGTGTGACCCCTGACAGCCACCTGCACCCTGTCCCAACACCTTAGCTATTACTTATGCGTCCCCCACTTTTCTTAATTCATGGCCACCAAATCATGATTTATGAATTGATGTGTGTGAATTCTCAAACTCGGACCtgataaaatgtttacttttctactttttgtaaACATTgtgcaaataaaaaatgaggaaaaaaacgCTCCTCGTGGTgtgggactgtgtgtgtgtttgtatggaTTAAGTTTGTGAgggtttttttacatttatttttgggagagtgcacgGTGGGTggtgcacacgagcaggggaggggcagagagagggggacagaagttccaaagcgggctccatgttgacagcagagagccccatgtggggcttgaactcacgaccgatgagatcatgacctgagcagaagtcagatgcttaccagactaagccacccaggcgcccctttttaatttttattaaaaaaaaatttttttttttgcaactacatggatggaactggagggtattatggtaagtgaaattagtcagtcagagaaagacaaatatcatatgacttcactcataagaggagtttaagatacaaaacagatgaacataagggaagggaagcaaaaataatataaaaacagggagggggacaaacacaagcaactcttttttttttaagttggttttttttgttttcttttggtttcttttttagtgtttatttattattgagagacagagagagacagagcatgagcatgggaggggtagagagaggaggagacacagaatccgaagcaggctccaggctctgaacaaggggtcagcacaaagcctgatgtggggctcgaactcacgacccgtgagatcatgacctgagccggagtcggacgcttaaccaactgagccacccgggctccccaaaACATAAgcgactcttaaatgcagaggacagactgagggctgctggaggggttgtggggggggggtgggctaaatggggaaggggcattagggaggacacttgttgggatgagcactgggtgtcatacataggggatgaatcactggcctctactcctgaaaccattattgcactatatgctagctaactgggatgtcaattttaaaattaataattacattaaaaattttcaggaaaaaaaattaaaaaaaattttttaagagaaatattttttcttctgccataacaaattatcacacaTTTAGCCTCTCAAAACAAGACGGACTTGCTAGCTCACGGTTCTTCGGGTCAGAAATCCAGGTGGGCTCGGTAGTTTCTCCGTCGTGGGTCTCACGAGGCTGAACAAAGTGCGGCTGGCTGGGTTCTTATCCGGGGCCCTGGGAAGAATCTGTCTCCGAGCTCATTCAAGTTATTGGCAGGATTGGCTCCTGGCAGTTGTAAGACTGAGATCCCTGCTCCCTCGTGGGGCTGTGGACACCCATCCACCCTTAGCTCTTGGTGGCCTCTTTGTGGTCTTTGCTCACGGGTCCTTACATGTCAGAGCCAGCAGCAGCGTGTGGCAAGTCCTTCTCATGCTTCGAATCCCTCTGACTTCCCCTTCAGCCACATttcgtccgactcctgatttcggctcaggtcataatcccagggtcgtgggattgagccctgctgaGTTTAAGAGgctcttaagattttctcttaagAGATAAAGATTCTGTCTCTTAAgatcaggattctttttttttattattattaatatttatttttaagagagagagagagagaaagagagcacgagcgggggaggggcagagagagaggaagacccagaatccaaaacaggctccaagctgttggcacagagcccgacgcggagctcgaacccacaaaccgtgagatcatgacctgagccgaagccggatgctcaaccgactgagccacgcaggcgcccctctttcatcGTATTTAACGAGAAGTCTGGAACAGCAGGGTTCGTGTGAAGCTGTGTTGACCCGGGTGGTCCACAGGCTACATACACCTAGCTAGTCAGCCCTTGAAATGTAGCCGGTGCAAGCTGAGCTGTGCTCTAAGTATAGAACATTCTGCAGAAATTgaggaatttttattaaaaaaaaattttttttttcacatcggGCCTGCCAAGTTTCCCCACTGCAAAgctactctttttctctttgtaacaaGTAAGGGAGGAGACTTTGAGACTAGGCAAATGCGTATTCCTTCCCTACCTCTGACCCGTCCATGTTGGCATCCATTGACGGTGGTCGTTTGACGGCTGCTGTTAGGACAGTTACCGACCAGCGATTCTCTTTTTACACGTATTCGCTGGCATTCTACTCTTGGGAAgagcttttctctcctccctcacttACGTATTTACCGATGGATTTCCCTCAGCACAGACTCATGACTCCTTATTTTATTCAGTGGATTGTAATTCTTTGCTATCCGTTACTTTGGTATTTCAGTTGTTCCGGATTAGGTCAGTAGGGTTCAAGAGGGCGcctgtgtctttgtgtgtgttcCCGTCATTCTTTGAGCACCGCCTTGCTTTCTGGAATACAATTTTTAGTAATCCCCCGCCCCTTCCAGGTCTGTAAAGAGCCGCTTCTCCGAGGAGATCCGGTTATTTTCAGCGGAGCACAGTGTTTGGAGACGGAGATCTGGGTGCGAGGTGGGTTGATTGCTTCAGGAACACCACTGCTCCTACTCTTTCtgaggacagagggacagagccagGGAATAGATAGATGTGCGTACAGAATTTCGGCTCAGCGTAAAAGGCTGAAATCTTAACAACTTTTAcactggaggcacctgggtggctcaggcggtgaagggactgactcttgcttttggttcGGGTCGTGATTTCactgttcgtgagatcgagccctgcatcaggcgctgtgctgacagcaaggaacctgcttgggattctctttctccctctttctctgcccctcccccactcatgtgcatgctctctctctctctcaaataaataaacttaaaacaattgtTTACACAGATTATCTgttgaaattatgtattttttaatattataaatatttatatttgcagatatgatatatttaaatatatgatatttaacgaatatttctattattttctttttctttcatatatttattggtcacatgttatttcatatatttctttttacttttgaaatgtggctactaggaaatttaaaattacatatgtgtcTCACATAATACTTATATTGAACAGTGCTGGTCTAGAGGGCATGACGTCTTACTGGTTCTAGACTCTTTCCACCTGGCTACTCCTCCTTCCTCAGTGTATCAGTACTGTCTCTCATCATGATCATAAAATGGCTGCCACAGATCCAGCCATCACACAATCACATAACGGaccaaaaaaaccaaccaaacaaaaaaaccagaagtGGCAAAGATTACAGCTAGCTGTATCTAtacttattctctctttcttcctttactgaGACAAACTAAGTTTTAAGTGGATCCAAGAGCGCTCTACTAAAGACATTTTCCAGCCTTCCCTGCAACGACAGCAGCGGGTATTGCCCAATGCATATGAGTGAAAGTGATCTGAGCACCTCATGAGTCATTCCTTTGAAGGAAATGGCAATGCccgtctctttctcctttctcctttcttgctgAATGACAAGAATGAGAACAgtcattttattttgccttcagttTTCCAGGGTATTTTCAGTGGCTATAGaattctgtgttgacagcctttttttctttcagcacattgaaaattcAGGGTAAGTTATATATAGACCGAGGTCCTTTCTTTCTGGAGCTCCCTCCATATTGAGATTTCTCTCTCAATTTCTACCTGCTCTGGAAGCTCCAAACTCTGGCATCTGACACCTCAAATGAATGATTACGATTTTCTGCTTGAGTTCTGGCTGCCTCTTACCGCACAGACAGAGATGCGTCTCTAGGGGAAAAGCCATGTAAACTTAGATCTCATACAGTGCGTTCTTGtctttaacgtttttattttatttttgagacagagagagacagagcatgaatgggtgagggtcacagagagagggagacacagaatctgaaacaggccccaggctccgagccgtcagcacagagcccgacgcggggcatgaacccacgaaccgtgagatcatgacctgagccgaagtcagacgcttaaccgaccaagccacccaggcgccccgcgttcTTGTCTTTAAAAGGTTGAATCCTCTCCAAGTTTCTGCCTGTCTCTAGTTTCTCTCCAGTGCTTgtaaatagttatttaaaaaaaaaaattttttttttttggtccagaaTTGGACCAGAATTGGTCCAGAATTGCTGTGTGTGGGGAAGGTAGTCAGGGCCTTCTCACCTGTCCTTGTCCtatccttctccctctctggttCCCTCTCAATTGAGTGATTCCACTCAGGGTCTCTCCTGTGGTTGCAGACCACACGTCAGCTGGGATTTGATTGATCTGAAGTTTTGACTGGGCTGGATGCCATTGATGGCTCACTCATATGGCTGGCTGTGAGCTCGGCAGGGAGAGTTACCAGAGCACCTGTAAGTGGCTTCCCCATGCGATTCAGACTTCTCCCAGCATTGCACTCCCTGGGCAGTTGAACTTCTTACAATGGGGTTGGCTGACCTCCAAACGGTGTTTAAAGGACAAGATGTGAATGCTGGAGTCCAGTTAAGGGCCATGTCCAGAAATGACACTAAATTCTATCGGTCCCAGCAGTCTCAGGCCCTGCCCAGATTTGAGGGACTGGTGAAAAGTAAAACTCAGTCTTGATGGTGGAGTGGAAGTGTCACGCTGCAGCAGAGCATATAAGATAGATTGCTGGAAAATACAGTTTGACCACAGTAGACACAATTTCCCTCCACGCAATACTCTAAGTGTGTACGATGCTGTGTGAATGAATGTGAATGTCTGCCCAGGGTCCATGGCTGCCCAGTGCCTAGTATTAGGGGATAGAAGACCAATTAGTACCACTCTCTGTGGTCCTGAATCTGTGTGATTTCTCCCTGCCCAAAGCCATGCAGGAGAATGGTCCAACTTTaccaacacacacagacacacacacacacacacacacaaacactgcaTGTTCTTTCCTTGTCAATATTGGCAAAAATTGACatgaaatataataatagaaaaaagagaaccaTTCTGTTTTATAACAATAGCAAGAAGTTGGTGACAGGTCACAATGGATCTGGTCATATTCTAAGCACTATCCCAAGGTGAAGTCCTTAAATTCACACAATAATCCTATGTTGTAGGTACTATTATCCACATACATTTTGAGGCCAGGAAtagtgaggaacagagaggtaaATTGCCCACTCAAtgttacacagctaataagttAGGATTTGAAACAAATTAttgtggggttgttttttttttttttttttgagagagagacagagacagagacagtgtgactgggagagggcagagagaaagggagacagaatcccaagcaggctccacactgtcagtacagagcccaacacaaggctcaaactcatgaaactgtgagatcattacctcagccgaaaccaaaagtcggacacttaatcgtctgaaccacccaggcgccccaaaacaaatTATTGTTGACAGACTccgtgctcttaaccactataaTATATGGGCTCTAAAAGAAAATGGGCAACAAAagtaaatgtgaaaagtaaaactttttttactGAGACCATCCTTATTTCTGGTTCTTCAACACTATTGCACGACAGAACCCAGTGGTTTTCTTTACACCCCTGTACAGACTCTCCCTGAAATTATGAATGAGGGTAGACAGGAACACAGATGGGGGTCAATGAAgtagaggaggagagagatgccatatggaaataaaaagacagaggttagtttaaaatagcattttcaaaagtaacaaatgctcatagttttttgttttccttgctttcttgatgaaaaattggtaaaataaataaattttaaaaaattggtaaaatatttattttacatcatTTACATCATTCATGTACTAATGGTAGTTTTATAGTTACAGACATTTGATTTTTGTGGTTTACTAGGGAAGGTGGCTCTGTTCTTACCCCATCAAGAAGTTTCTCATATTCAACCATTCCCACAAAGGCCACTTCCAGGCTGATGATAATGTGGaggacagaaagaagggagagaccaggagaaaagaaatggaaggggaGATTCCAGGGGGCTGAACCAGATTTGCCATAAAGCTAACAAAGTTCACCTTTGGTTGGGTTTCCAGGAAACAGATTATGAGATGAGAGCCTCCTAGCCCAAGCTTTACTGGGGAGGATTCTCAGGAGATAGACATACAAGGGAGTGTGCAGAGCAGGACTGGGTAGAGGGGGAAGCTAAACCACCATACACTTGAAAACGAGGTCCtacagggagctctggagctgggaaGGCCCTTTGGAATTGTTCCAAATTGACACAAGGAGTTCAGGcctttctgtttctatatcaGTCAGTTAGTGGTTGtgggacacccccccccaccaagaacTGGAGCATAAACATAGTCCCAGCTGGTTCCCAGTGGATGATGGAAATTTCCATGGAGGGACCTGGCTGTGCACTCTCGGCAGCTTGGCTCTGACCACCACAGTGTCCACTACAGTCCACCCCTTGTCTTAGTCGAGCCGCTTGCTCCATATACTCAGTTTGTCCCATCTGGGAACAGTTCTTCCAAGATTCTGGCTAGTCCAGTCTTCTGGAGGAACTTGATAAAGAAGGTTTAGTAGGATGATCTACATCCTGCTTCTGCAGCTGGTCACAGGCAAGTTACTGATACTTATTATTCCCTCCTGCACCATACATTGTAGATTCCCTTAATCTTCAACTAGAACTTCTACTGGCTTGGATGGGTAACCCAGACCCTTATCCCAGAGTGGTGTGAGGCCCTTGCTACCATGACCTTCTCAATCTATGGCTGCAGTCTACCtatgcattttttccccatcaaAGCTGGCCAACAGATTAACCGAACTGAAGATCCAG from Panthera tigris isolate Pti1 chromosome E2, P.tigris_Pti1_mat1.1, whole genome shotgun sequence includes these protein-coding regions:
- the LOC102950865 gene encoding interferon lambda-3-like, with amino-acid sequence MADPAVGRTLVLIAMVQTGTGAVPGPQPLGALLDAGGCHLAQFKSLSPQELRANLLPSLFFPRTWDLRQLQVRGHALEAELALTLKVLGTVADGSQGDILDQPLHTLRHMHSELQAVSAQSEAVPRPQGRLYHRVQCLHEAPKKSLGCLEASVLFNLFRLLTRDLKCVASGDLCV